Part of the Weissella coleopterorum genome is shown below.
ATTCCGACCCGCTTCTTTTCACCATTAACTTCAATTTCCAACCAACCATTTTTAGCAATTGGCTCAAATTGTTGTGTAACTTGATACGCTTTGGGATTATCGGGGTAAAAATAATTTTTCCGATCCCAATGTAAATATGGGGTGATCTCCGCATTCAAAGCCAGAGCAGCCATCATTCCGGCTTCTAAGGCGCCTTCATTCGCTTGTGGCAAAACTCCTGGGTAACCCCAATCAATGACGTTAGTATTTAAATTTGGTTCTGCTCCATAGCTAACTGGTGATGGTGACATTGCCTTAGAGTTTGTTTTTAGTTCAACGTGGACTTCTAGTCCAATTGTCGTTTCAAAATTTGAAATAGCCATTATTGATCACCCCCGGGAATTTTATCAAATAAACGCGTTGCCTGTTCAAAAGCATAGGCCGCTTGATAAATTTTAGCTTCTTCAAAGCGATTTCCAATTAATTGCATCCCCACCGGTAATCCGTCAATAAATCCAGCATTAATTGACATCCCAGGCAATCCAGCTAAATTAACTGGAATTGTTAAAGCATCATTCATATATGCAACCTGTGGATCGTCTTGGTTCTCTCCAAATCCATAAGCAATATTAGGAGTCGTTGGTGCTACAATCAAATCATACTGCCCAAATACTTGCTCAAATTCATCTGCAATCAGAGTACGAACTTGCGCGGCTTTTTTAAAGTAAGCATCATATGAACCAGCCGAAAGTGAATATGTTCCAAGCATAATTCGCCGTTTCACTTCATCACCAAATCCTTGCGAACGCGTCTGAACATATAAATCTTCTAAAGTTTGAACATTTTCAGCCCGGAATCCATAGCGAATTCCATCGAATCTTTGTAAATTAGATGATGCCTCTGAAGATCCTAAAATATAGTAGGCTGCGACTCCATATTTAGTATGTGGCAATGAAACCTCTTCAACATGAGCTCCTAGCGCCTCCAATTGTGCGATTCCAGCTTTAACCACTGAAACGACCTTAGGATCAACCCCATCCCCAAAATATTCTTTGGGAATCGCAATTTTCATCCCCTTAATATTTCCAGTTAAGTTCGCAGTAAAATCAGGAACCGTTTGCTTAGATGAAGTTTGATCTCGTGCATCGTACCCAGCAATCGCATTTAAAACTAGGGCGTTATCTTCCACCGTACGTGTAATCGGTCCAATTTGATCCAAAGATGAGGCAAAAGCAATGAGACCCCATCGTGAAACTCGACCATAGGTTGGCTTCAAACCTACTACCCCATTAAACGCCGCAGGTTGCCGAATTGAACCACCTGTATCAGAACCGAGAGCAAACGGTACTTGTCCCGCTGCAACAGATACAGCTGAACCACCTGATGATCCCCCAGGAATTTTTGTTTGATCCCATGCATTTTTAGTCTGTTTATAATATGAGGTCTCCGTGGTTGAACCCATTGCGAACTCATCCATATTTAACTTACCCACACCAATGGCACCCGCTTGACTTAAGCGCTCCAGAACCGTCGCATCATATATAGGTTTAAAGTCGTGTAACATCCGTGATGCTGCCGTCGTTTGCACCCCCTTAGTCACCATATTATCCTTGATCCCAAACGGAATCCCCGCAAGCATTTGTGCCGATGAAACACCTGCTTGATCTATTTTTTTCGCTTGTTCAAGCGCGTTTGTTTCCATCAAAGTAATAAAAGCTTCATATCGATCGTCAGTCGCTTTAATATGATCCAGCGTCGCTTGTGTTAAATCAGCCACTGATAAAGATTTATTAACTAATTCTTGATGTAAATCTTTTACCGTTGTTTTTAGAAAATCCATTATTTATCCTCTCCTGCCGTTAAGATTGCTGGAACCTTTATCAAGGTCTCTTGCGTTTCAGGGGCATTTTTTAATAGTTCAGTGCGTTGGTTCGCATTAATCGCTTCATCTGAACGTAACTTGTTTGCTCCATCCGTCATAGAATATGTTGGTTCAATTCCATCTGTATCAACTTCAGATAAAGTATCAACAACTTCAAAAATTTTATCCAATTGATTGGTAAAAGCCATTTTCTCTGATTCAGTTAAAGTCAATTTAGCTAAATTTGCCACATGCTCGACTTCGGCTGGTGTTATATTATTTGATGTCATCAATTTGATGTCCTTTCAAGGTTATATTTTAATTTTAGCATTTTAAAGACTTAGCATTACGATTTACTAGTTATGCTCAAAATAAAATTTAAAACGACTATAGTAATTATTTTGGCAGAAACCGTAGTCCTTTCGGATAAAAGTTTTTCATCTGTCCATTTACAAATTTTCCAAACCCAGTCCCATTCCCGTTCGCTGTTAATAAATACCATCCCTTTAACATTTTTTGCGAATCATCAACAAAGAATGTTTCACCGTGTACATATTGGCTCCATTCTCGATCATTCAAGGCATAAACGTTTTTAAAAGCAGTTGGATGTTCAGCAAGTGCTAGGGCCAAACTAGGTTCAAACCGATTCTTTTTAAATGTGCCAAGATGTAATCCTACCCGCAAAATTCTTAGTCCCGTTAAAACCGGAGTTCCATAGGGGGCTAAATACAGCTGATCACCAAATGCTACTAGAATGCCATTGGGGACTTTTTTTAACGTCTCTTCAGCAAATATTTGCCAAAGTTCATGTTGCGACTTGGTTAAATTGCTTTGCAATTCCGGAAGAGAGCGTTGGGGCTTTTCGACTTCTGATTTTAAGCGTAAATGTGCAATAAAATGGCCTTCACCGTCTATATGATGCGGGAATAGGCGGGCGGTTTTTGTCAACTCTGGGTTACCATCTGCCCACTCGGGGCGACCATCGTCTACGCCAAGGGGTTTAACAATGGGTATCAATTCTAAGTCAGGGTACGTTGCCAACAACCATGCAATTACTTGTTCATCTTCTTCAGGGGCAAAAGTACAAGTGGAATAAATCAACTCACCATTAGTCTTTAACATTTTCAACGCTTCAACTAAAATTTCTTTTTGTAATTTAGCACAACGACTAGGATATTCAACATCCCAATATTGCATCGCTGCTGGATCTTTTCGAAACATTCCTTCACCCGAACATGGTGCATCTAATACAATCCGGTCAAAATATGCAGGAAATTTAGGACTTAATTCAGCTGGTGCATGATTGGTGACCAAGACATTTTCAGTCCCAAACCGTTCTACATTTTCACTTAATATCTGGGCACGTTTTTTGAAAATTTCATTACTAACTAATAAGCCTTCTTGCCTCATGAACGATGCCAAATGGGTGGTCTTACCACCAGGAGCAGCTGCCAAATCCAACACTTTCTCCCCTGGCTTTGGATGCGCAATCTCTCCCACCAACTGGGCACTGGGTTCCTGAGAATAAATCAGCCCAGTTGTATGGTCAATCGAATGACCGTTTACTCGACCAAAATACCCCCATTTCCCCCATGCTACGGGTTTCATTGCCTGCGTATCGTATAATGCTTGGAGTGCTTTTAGAGGATTAATCCGAAATCCCTTTTGTACTGGCTGCTCGAACGTTGCAAAAAAAGCACCTGCCTCAGTTCCCAATAATTCTTCATAACGTGCTTTAAATCCATTCGGAAAATCATCCATTTTAGTAACCTAATTTCCTATAAAATTGTTTTTAGATAGCGAGCCAATCCATCTTGCTCATTGGTGTACGGGGTAACATCATTCGCAATTTTTTTCAATTCTGGATTCCCGTTCTGCATGACAACACCATGCCCCGCATAATCAATCATTTCTAAATCATTCATCTCATCACCAAAAGCATAGACATCCTCAATTGCAATTCCAAATGATTTTTGTAAAACTTGTAGACCTGTATCCTTAGCAACACCAGCTGGTGCCACCTCCAATACAGGTGCATCCCCACCCCAAATTTTTACATTAACCAAGTCCTTACCATAACGAGCTTGGACCCATTCTTGAATTTGCACTTGCTGTGTCTCATCAATAGCATGTAATAAAATAGCATTAACATCCGTTGTTAGGTTATGGACATTTAATTGCGCTTTCATATCATTATCTTGCGGGAAAAACTTTTGGTTGAGTTTTTGTGTACCAAATTGATGGCTCCAAGCCTGTTGATTTTGCTCAGCAACAACTAAATCAACGCCTAAGTCACTTGCTTGTTCTAGCAAATCAAAAACAATATTGCGTTGCACTTGATGAGAATAAGCATCTTTCCAATTTTGATCGGGAATCATTCCTAATGCGCCATTAAAATTAATCATTGGCGAATTCAGCCCTAAATCTTGATAAATTGCATTGGTCAACCGTGGTGGACGTCCAGTAATAATCGAAATAATGTGACCTGCCGCTTGAGCAGATTGTAAAGTTTCGCGAGTATATTTTGAAACCATCCCCGCTTCATTTAAAGTGGTGTGATCTAAATCGATTCCAATTAATTTACGTTTCATTATATCATTCCCCTCGTGTTAACCCTTTATCCTCATATTATAGCAGAACTTTTACCCGACTTCTCTCATTTATTATCCTAAAATCCCCCTATTACTTCACTAAAAAAGCCAAGATAGATGATCTTTCCCATCTAAAGTAACTAACGACGCTTACTTGATTTTGGGAATGTCATCTATCTTAGCATTTATGATAGGCCATAAAACAGGAAGCACTACTCTGCTAACAATTAAAAACCTACTTTAAAATATTTTCAATTTTTTGTAATTCTTCAACTGATAATTCTAAATTATCAGTCACCTTAATATTATCAATTAAGTGATCAATTGACGATGCTCCAAAGACAATTGAAGCAACTCGAGGATCCTTCAAAAGCCATGCCATGGCTAATTGTGCCAAGGTTTGTCCACGATCAGCGGCCACAGCATTCAAAGCATTTAATTTAGCAACCGTTCCCTTAGGATCATCTGCTAATCCAGCATTCGTTCGATGCAAAGGAAAGTCGGTTGGAAATCCGCCCAAATAACGATCCGTTAGCAAGCCCTCAGCCAAAGGACCATACGCCACTAATCCAGCATGATGTTGATCCAAAATCGATAACATATCATGATCTTCAGCCTCATTACGATGCAACATATTATATGAAACCTGATTTGTGACAAAGGGGGTTCGCAATTCCTTGAAAATTTCAGCGATAGCCAAAGTTTGCTCGGCTGTGTAATTTGAAACCCCCACATACAATGCCTTACCTTGACGTACTAACGAATCCAGTGCAACCGCAGTCTCTTCTAAATTAGTATTAGGATCCCAACGATGCGCATAAAAAATATCAACATAATCTAAATGCATTCGTTGCAATGACAAATCTAACGCAGCGCGCAATGTTTTCCGGCCTGAAAATTCACCAAGTGGACCAGGCCACATATGATAACCTGCTTTAGTCGTTATGACCAATTCATCTCGATAAGCTTTCAAATCAGAGTTGAAAACTGCGCCAAAAGTTTCCTCAGCACTTCCATTGGATGGACCATAGTTTGAAGCATTATCAAATGAATAAATACCATTATCAAAAGCCTTTAAGATCACTTCTCTTGAGTTAGCCAACGGCTTTTGATCACCGAGATTCCGCCAAAGTCCAAAAGAAAGCGCTGGTAGAATCAATCCTGAATCTGAAACCCGTCGAGCGGGAACCTTTTCGTAACGATCTTCTTGTGCTGCATATACCATAAATTCCATTCCTCCTAATCAGATTTAGCCTTAAGTTTAAATTTTCACGTCCGGCTTATACCGCGAACGCAAGAGTCCTGATAGATCTTGATCATTTTGTACCCGTTCAATTGCCGCAGCAATTAATGGTGCCACAGTAATGATTTTCAACTTATCAAATTGCTTAACGGATGGAACTTCCACAGTATCCGTGATAATTACCTGCGAAATTTCTTCGCATGCTGCTAAACGTTCTGCTGCCCCATCCGACAAAACCCCATGTGTAGCCACAACTGAAACGTCTGTAGCACCCGCGTATTTTAAAGCTTGCGCAGACGTAACCATACGACGACCTGTATCGATAATATCATCAATAACGATGGCTCTTTTACCGGCAACTTCTCCTACAATTCCATTTGGACTTTTAATATCATCTTGAACCGCACGATCATTAATGACCCCCCAAGTTGCATCCAAAATTGAAGCAAATTGTCGAGCCCGCCCTGCTCCATTATGATCAGGGGCAAAGACCACCGTTTCTTCCGCCTTAAAATGACGTTCAAAGAAGTATTCAGTCAATAATGGAGCAGCTAACAACTGATCCACAGGAATATCAAAGAACCCCTGAACTTGATCCGCGTGCAGATCCACCGCTAAAATTCTTTGTACACCATTCATTTCAAGTAATGATGAAACCATTTTAGCTGTAATCGGTTCGCGTGACTTGGTTTTACGATCCTGTCGCACGTAACCAAAATATGGCATAATCACGTTAATTCCATGTGCAGACGCACGGCGTAGCGCATCAACAACGATCATAATCTCCATGAAGCTATCATTTACTTCACCAGAAATAGGCGCCATGATATAAACATCGGCTCCACGCACACTATCTAAAATTCGTTCATAAATCTCGCCATCAGCAAATTGATTGATGGTCATTGGCATCAAAGCTGCACCCATCTCATCCGCAATTTTTTGTGCTAACTCATGATTAGTGCTCAAGCCAATCAACTTTAATTCATGCTCCACCCGCTCATTCCTCCATTTTCTGTTACTTTCTATTTTACCAAAAAATGAGCGTCAAATCAGTAACTGAATAAAAACTATTTATCTTAATGTATTTAATTGCTTTTTATTCCAAAAAGCCTTAAACTGATTTTGACATATCAAACAAGCTGGGGCGCTCATTTTTGAGCTGAGAAGTAACCCATTGAACCTGCTACGGTTAGCACCGACGAAGGAAGCTTGGTTATTTACTCTAAATTGTAAACAACCGTTCTTTACGTGCTTTCAGCATGTCTAAAGAACGGTTTTTGTTTGAAATATCAAAAAAATTTTGGAGGCATTCTCATGCAAACTATTTCTAAAACTCATTCTCACTGGCAACTCAAAGATGTTATTTTTTTGGCCATCATTGCCCTTTTCTTTGGGGTTATTTACCAAATTTGGGGCTTCTCATACACATTAATCGCAGCAACCCCGCTCAAACCATTTGCAAATGATGCGACATTGGGCGTTTGGTTGATGGCCGGACCTCTGGCCGGTCGTTTAATTAAAAAACCTGGCTCTGCTACCCTAGGTGAATTTTTAGCTGCGACCATTGAAATGTTTTTATTCTCCCAATGGGGGGCCATGAATCTAGTTTCTGGTTTGATTCAAGGACTGGGTGCAGAAGTTGGTTTTGCCAGTACGAAGTATCAACCAAAACCTAAAATAAACCTTTTCATTTCTGCATTAATGATGACTTGCTTCACTTTTATCTGGGATCTCTTCCAATCAGGTTATCTAGCTTATCATCTACCTATGTTAGCTCTGCTATTCTTGATTCGTTTCATTTCAGCAGGCTTCTTTGCCGGCATATTAATCTATTTAATTGACAAACTACTTGCTCGCACCGGAGTAATTCAAAAATAGCCTATGACAACCTTAACCATTAATAATTTATCACATACCTATGCATCACCAGGAGTATCCGTCTTAAAGAATATTAGTTGGAAGGTTCAACCGAACAGTTTTAATTTACTAAGTGGACCGAGTGGGGCCGGAAAATCAACCTTAATGCGGCTAATGGCCGGACTTGAAAAACCACAAACCGGGACCATTTTAATTAATCAATATCCGGTTCACACGGTTGTCCCTTTCGATCGAGCGCAACGAATTGCTCTCTTATTTCAAAATCCCACACGCCAATTTACCATGCAAACCGCACAAGAAGAATTAACTTTTGCCTTAGAAAATATCAAAACCCCACAGAGTCAAATTCAGCCTCGAATTCAAACCGTTTTAGCAGAACTAAATTTAATAAATTTAGCCGATCGGCCATTACTACAATTATCTGGAGGAGAACAACAAAAAATTGCTTTAGCCATTATTCTTGCGATGGACACCGATATCATCTTATTAGATGAACCATTTGCCAATGTTGATCCAAGTTCGCGTCTAGCCCTATTAAAATTGTTAAAGCAAATTCAAGTTCAGCATGCTAAAACTATCATTATTACTGATCATGATCTCAATAATTATCAGTCAATTATTGATCACCATTATCAGATCACAGCAACAGGCGAATTAAAATTAGGTGACCAACAGCAACTCAGTCAGAACCCGCCCGTAATATTTTTAGACCATTCTGATTTAACAATGGGACCACTAAGTTGGCATAATTTAAAATTGATCCAACAGGATCAATTACTTTTGAAGTCAAATAATTTCAACATCCCCGCAGCCTCAATTGGCCTACTTTCAGGCGCAAATGGTTCGGGTAAATCAACATTGTTAAAGACCCTTAGTCGTCAAATTCCGCTCAGTGGTCAATTAACTTGGAAGACCCAAAAAACACCTAAACCTTGGTCAAAACTAGTTGGATATGGCTTCCAAACGGCCAGCCATCAATTTATTGAACTAACTCCTCGAGCAGAATTTGCGGTTAGTTCAAAAGTTAGTCAGCAGTCCGATTACTGGACACCTCAATTGATTGCCGAGTCGGTAAGCCGATTAGAGTTAGGCCACACTTTAGAACAAAGTGTATATCAGTTATCCGGCGGTCAACAAAAAAAGGTACAAACTTTAGCTTTACTAATTTTAGGTTTACCCGTTCTCTTATTAGACGAACCTCTGGCTGGGCTCGATTTAAAATCGATTCACGTCCTGATGGAAATCATGTCTACATACGTTAAAGCAACTCAAACCAGCATCTTCATGATTTCCCATCAACGACATGGTCTCGAACCATTCATTGACTATGAACGCATGATCGTCGATCAGAATTTTATCAACCCATCGCATGTAGAGGAGCATCGAAATGTCACTCCATTTTAAATTGGAACCAACTTTACTCATCATACTGGTTTTATTATGTTCCATTGAAATATCCTTCGTGCGTAGCATTGACGGTAACATCTTTTTAATCTTGGTGGGATTATGTTATTTATTTTTAAATCGGGTTCATTTACGTAAAATTATCTGGCTATTGATCATTTCAACCCCATTGGCTTTTGGAACTTGGTCCTCATTTTGGCTGTTTGGTACCGGTAATCATTTCATGAATGCAAGTATCTATACCACCCGCCTATATGCTTATTTAATTCTAGGTGCGGTTATCACTTTGACTGAATCACCCCGAGCCTTACTCATGAACCTACATGTCCGATTTAATCTCTCTAATACTTTTGTCTACGGCATTTTAGCTGCGTTAAATTTATTAGAACAAGTTAAACATCAAATCAAAATCATTCAATATGCGGCACAATTACGCGGAATTAAATACCATCTATGGAGTCCACAACTGTACTTGAAAACGATTTTGAGTGCGAATTACTGGGCTAACGATTTAACAAATGCCATGCATTCCCATGGCTTTTCGGAAGGATATCCTCGAACTGAGGTAGAAAAGCAATCATGGCCGTTATTACAAATTGGTTTGCTTATAATAATATTTTTGCTCTTTAATAGTGTCTTATTCTTGAGCTAATAAATTCCTCAACCATCTTTTGGATAGTTGGGGCTTTTTTAATACAAAAAAAGCCCAACATAATAAAATATGTTTGGCCTTAAAAATTAAATTTTAATCTTGCGTATCGCGTGAATAATTAGCAATATCAGCTAATAACTTTTGTTCAAATTCAGCTAATGCCATGTTCTCAGTATCGCGAGATCCAAAGCGACGAATCGTAACACTTTCATTATTTTGCTCATCATCGCCAATTACCAAAGTATACGGAATTTTCAATGATTGGGCGTCCCGAATCAAGTAACCCAACTTTTCATTGCGGGCCTCGTATTCGGCTCGCACCCCTTGATGCTTCAATTGTTCAACAATCTTTTGCGCATAACTACCATGTGCTTCACGGTTCACTGGAATAACCCGTACTTGATGGGGAGCCAACCAAGTAGGGAAAGCCCCCTTATACATTTCAATTAGGTACGCCGTAAAGCGTTCCATCGTTGAAATTACTCCACGATGAATCATAACTGGACGGTGTTGCTCACCATCGGGACCAACATAACCCAAATCAAATTTCTCGGGTAGTAAGAAGTCTAATTGAATTGTTGAGAGGGTCTCTTCCCCACCCAAAGCCGTTTTAATCTGTACATCCAGCTTAGGACCATAGAAAGCAGCTTCACCTTCGGCTTCAAAGTAATCTAAGCCCATATCGTCCATAGCTGCCTTCAACATCCGTTGTGAATTTGCCCACATTTCATCATCATCAAAATATTTTTCTGTATTTTCAGGATCACGATATGAAAGGCGGAAGCGGTAATCACTAATATTGAAGTCATTATAAACATCAATCATCAAATTCAAAATATTTTTAAATTCAGCTTCAATTTGGTCCAAAGTTACAAAAGTATGTCCATCATTTAATGTCATTTCTCGAACTCGTGATAGTCCAGTTAGTGCCCCAGACTTTTCATAACGGTGCATCATTCCTAATTCAGCAATCCGTAAAGGTAATTCTTTATATGAACGTGGATGATGATTATAAACTTGAATGTGCGAAGGACAATTCATTGGCCGCAATTCTAAGAATTCACCATCCCCCATATCCATTGGTGGGAACATGTCATCGTGATAATGATCCCAGTGTCCTGAAGTTTTATACAGATCTAAATTAGATAAGATTGGTGTATAAACATGTTCATAACCTGCTTCTAGTTCACGATCAACGATGTAGCGCTCCAAAGTTCGGCGAATAGCCGCTCCATTTGGCATCCACACTGGTAGTCCTGATCCCACTTCTTGTGACGTAAAGAATAAATCTTGTTGAGCTCCAATACGACGATGATCGCGTTCTTTAGCTTCATCACGACGCTTCAATTCAGCCTGTAAGTCATCAGCATTCCAAAAGGCCGTCCCATAAATCCGTTGTAGCATTGGATTAGAAGACTTTCCACGCCAATATGCACCAGCAACTGATGTCAACTTAAAATGCTTAATCCATCCCGTTGATGGAACTAGTCCACCTTTGTCCAATTCGATATGTTCCCCTTGCACCGCAATTGAAATTTTCTCATCAACTGGTAGATCATTAATTAATTCAACCTTATATGGATCATCTTTGAACATCTCCAAAGCTTCATCTCGTGAAATTTCACGAGAAACGATTGGCAGATTTTCTTCGACAATCTTATGCATAATCTTTTCAATAACTGGAAATTCTTCAACTGAGACTTGGCCCGCGTCATTATCAGTATCGTAATAAAAACCGTTATCAATAGCCGGTCCAACTCCGAAGTGCATCTCAGGATGAAGCCGCTTAAGTGCTTGCGCCATTAAATGAGAAGTTGAGTGACGTAATAAGCGCAATGCTTCCTCAGAATCTTTAGTAATGAGTTCAAAATCGCCACCAATCATCATCTGATCATGCATTCCAATATATTCACCATTCAGTCGCCCTGAAACGGCCTTTTTAGCCAACGACTTTGAAATTCCGTTTGCAATCTCAAGTGGAGTAATGCCACCCTCAAAACTCTTAACTGCCCCATCCGGGAATTTAATTTCAATTTCTGCCATTTCTTTACCTCTTATCTATACTAAATGTAGTTACTTCAATAACATTAAAAAAAGTCCCGTTCTGATATCCAGCTTGATATCAGAACGGGACGTTGACACGTGGTACCACCCGAAGTTTTTGTATATAAACCATACAACTCAAAACCCTTAACGCGGGGAACGAAACTAGTTTCCTAATTCACTTCAAAAGGAGTATCAATCTGTCCCATATTAACTGGCTCACACCTTTCCAGTCTCGCTTTTAATACTTTGGTCAGACTAACGTATCTTTTTCAACGTTTTATTATGTTTCTTATTATAATCACTTTTCCAAAAGGTGACAAGCCTTTCCCCTGTATTAATCAAATTCGTTGCGCCTGTTTCACTAAAGCCTGTGTGAATTGTTCCAATTCTATTGTTGCTTGTGCATCAGGTCGTAAATTCACTTTCACGCCAGGTGCACCCTGGATCCCTTGTGTCTTAGTAAATTGTTGTTCTAAGATATCCACTGCTGTTCCGTAATCTTGACCATAGTAGACATCGCCCGAACCGGCCACACCATAAACAACGCCGGCCAAATCGACATCCGGTAAATCCTCATAGAAATCAATTGCTTCATCCGCCAGGGTTCCCAGATCAAAGGTATAAACTACTGTTACCAAAATATCTTGCGTAGTTGGATTTAAATCCAAAGCCTCTACATTGGTGATATCTTCTTTAATCGTCTCCACTCCTAGAC
Proteins encoded:
- a CDS encoding aldo/keto reductase, with the protein product MVYAAQEDRYEKVPARRVSDSGLILPALSFGLWRNLGDQKPLANSREVILKAFDNGIYSFDNASNYGPSNGSAEETFGAVFNSDLKAYRDELVITTKAGYHMWPGPLGEFSGRKTLRAALDLSLQRMHLDYVDIFYAHRWDPNTNLEETAVALDSLVRQGKALYVGVSNYTAEQTLAIAEIFKELRTPFVTNQVSYNMLHRNEAEDHDMLSILDQHHAGLVAYGPLAEGLLTDRYLGGFPTDFPLHRTNAGLADDPKGTVAKLNALNAVAADRGQTLAQLAMAWLLKDPRVASIVFGASSIDHLIDNIKVTDNLELSVEELQKIENILK
- the gatC gene encoding Asp-tRNA(Asn)/Glu-tRNA(Gln) amidotransferase subunit GatC, which encodes MTSNNITPAEVEHVANLAKLTLTESEKMAFTNQLDKIFEVVDTLSEVDTDGIEPTYSMTDGANKLRSDEAINANQRTELLKNAPETQETLIKVPAILTAGEDK
- a CDS encoding RsmF rRNA methyltransferase first C-terminal domain-containing protein — encoded protein: MDDFPNGFKARYEELLGTEAGAFFATFEQPVQKGFRINPLKALQALYDTQAMKPVAWGKWGYFGRVNGHSIDHTTGLIYSQEPSAQLVGEIAHPKPGEKVLDLAAAPGGKTTHLASFMRQEGLLVSNEIFKKRAQILSENVERFGTENVLVTNHAPAELSPKFPAYFDRIVLDAPCSGEGMFRKDPAAMQYWDVEYPSRCAKLQKEILVEALKMLKTNGELIYSTCTFAPEEDEQVIAWLLATYPDLELIPIVKPLGVDDGRPEWADGNPELTKTARLFPHHIDGEGHFIAHLRLKSEVEKPQRSLPELQSNLTKSQHELWQIFAEETLKKVPNGILVAFGDQLYLAPYGTPVLTGLRILRVGLHLGTFKKNRFEPSLALALAEHPTAFKNVYALNDREWSQYVHGETFFVDDSQKMLKGWYLLTANGNGTGFGKFVNGQMKNFYPKGLRFLPK
- a CDS encoding energy-coupling factor transporter transmembrane component T, translated to MIISTPLAFGTWSSFWLFGTGNHFMNASIYTTRLYAYLILGAVITLTESPRALLMNLHVRFNLSNTFVYGILAALNLLEQVKHQIKIIQYAAQLRGIKYHLWSPQLYLKTILSANYWANDLTNAMHSHGFSEGYPRTEVEKQSWPLLQIGLLIIIFLLFNSVLFLS
- a CDS encoding ECF transporter S component: MQTISKTHSHWQLKDVIFLAIIALFFGVIYQIWGFSYTLIAATPLKPFANDATLGVWLMAGPLAGRLIKKPGSATLGEFLAATIEMFLFSQWGAMNLVSGLIQGLGAEVGFASTKYQPKPKINLFISALMMTCFTFIWDLFQSGYLAYHLPMLALLFLIRFISAGFFAGILIYLIDKLLARTGVIQK
- a CDS encoding Cof-type HAD-IIB family hydrolase; protein product: MKRKLIGIDLDHTTLNEAGMVSKYTRETLQSAQAAGHIISIITGRPPRLTNAIYQDLGLNSPMINFNGALGMIPDQNWKDAYSHQVQRNIVFDLLEQASDLGVDLVVAEQNQQAWSHQFGTQKLNQKFFPQDNDMKAQLNVHNLTTDVNAILLHAIDETQQVQIQEWVQARYGKDLVNVKIWGGDAPVLEVAPAGVAKDTGLQVLQKSFGIAIEDVYAFGDEMNDLEMIDYAGHGVVMQNGNPELKKIANDVTPYTNEQDGLARYLKTIL
- a CDS encoding ABC transporter ATP-binding protein, yielding MTTLTINNLSHTYASPGVSVLKNISWKVQPNSFNLLSGPSGAGKSTLMRLMAGLEKPQTGTILINQYPVHTVVPFDRAQRIALLFQNPTRQFTMQTAQEELTFALENIKTPQSQIQPRIQTVLAELNLINLADRPLLQLSGGEQQKIALAIILAMDTDIILLDEPFANVDPSSRLALLKLLKQIQVQHAKTIIITDHDLNNYQSIIDHHYQITATGELKLGDQQQLSQNPPVIFLDHSDLTMGPLSWHNLKLIQQDQLLLKSNNFNIPAASIGLLSGANGSGKSTLLKTLSRQIPLSGQLTWKTQKTPKPWSKLVGYGFQTASHQFIELTPRAEFAVSSKVSQQSDYWTPQLIAESVSRLELGHTLEQSVYQLSGGQQKKVQTLALLILGLPVLLLDEPLAGLDLKSIHVLMEIMSTYVKATQTSIFMISHQRHGLEPFIDYERMIVDQNFINPSHVEEHRNVTPF
- the gatA gene encoding Asp-tRNA(Asn)/Glu-tRNA(Gln) amidotransferase subunit GatA, translating into MDFLKTTVKDLHQELVNKSLSVADLTQATLDHIKATDDRYEAFITLMETNALEQAKKIDQAGVSSAQMLAGIPFGIKDNMVTKGVQTTAASRMLHDFKPIYDATVLERLSQAGAIGVGKLNMDEFAMGSTTETSYYKQTKNAWDQTKIPGGSSGGSAVSVAAGQVPFALGSDTGGSIRQPAAFNGVVGLKPTYGRVSRWGLIAFASSLDQIGPITRTVEDNALVLNAIAGYDARDQTSSKQTVPDFTANLTGNIKGMKIAIPKEYFGDGVDPKVVSVVKAGIAQLEALGAHVEEVSLPHTKYGVAAYYILGSSEASSNLQRFDGIRYGFRAENVQTLEDLYVQTRSQGFGDEVKRRIMLGTYSLSAGSYDAYFKKAAQVRTLIADEFEQVFGQYDLIVAPTTPNIAYGFGENQDDPQVAYMNDALTIPVNLAGLPGMSINAGFIDGLPVGMQLIGNRFEEAKIYQAAYAFEQATRLFDKIPGGDQ
- a CDS encoding ribose-phosphate diphosphokinase, with protein sequence MEHELKLIGLSTNHELAQKIADEMGAALMPMTINQFADGEIYERILDSVRGADVYIMAPISGEVNDSFMEIMIVVDALRRASAHGINVIMPYFGYVRQDRKTKSREPITAKMVSSLLEMNGVQRILAVDLHADQVQGFFDIPVDQLLAAPLLTEYFFERHFKAEETVVFAPDHNGAGRARQFASILDATWGVINDRAVQDDIKSPNGIVGEVAGKRAIVIDDIIDTGRRMVTSAQALKYAGATDVSVVATHGVLSDGAAERLAACEEISQVIITDTVEVPSVKQFDKLKIITVAPLIAAAIERVQNDQDLSGLLRSRYKPDVKI